A single genomic interval of Juglans regia cultivar Chandler chromosome 1, Walnut 2.0, whole genome shotgun sequence harbors:
- the LOC109012657 gene encoding protein-tyrosine-phosphatase IBR5-like, translating into MRKRERENPCGVCGHYHKYEEGEVCGVCGHRIPAPSEKTSIQVSAFPSEILPEFLYLGSYDNASRSELLKSQGISRVLNTVPACQNLYKNSFTYHCLQDEKTLPFDDANQFLEQCERDKARVLVHCMSGKNRSPAIVIGYLMKSKGWRLAQSYQWVKERRPSVELSEAVYQQLQEYEQKLYGSFGTGNLVPPVFAPAVVPLFNFGFPKINDPVPIPTFSNVGATSIFARPPLDIPPHEFTFGAGLIQKNNDSTLNPNGSDIQMEGS; encoded by the exons atgaggaagagggagagagaaaaccCTTGTGGGGTTTGTGGCCACTATCATAAATATGAAGAAGGAGAGGTCTGCGGGGTTTGTGGCCACCGGATTCCGGCTCCATCAGAGAAAACATCGATTCAAGTTAGCGCCTTTCCATCGGAGATCTTGCCCGAGTTCTTATATCTTGGTAGCTATGATAACGCATCGCGTTCGGAGCTTCTTAAGTCTCAGGGAATCTCTCGTGTTCTCAAT ACGGTACCTGCTTGTCAAAACCTCTACAAGAATTCATTCACCTATCACTGCCTCCAAGATGAGAAAACTTTGCCTTTTGATGATGCAAATCAATTTTTAG AGCAATGTGAAAGGGATAAAGCTCGTGTTCTGGTGCACTGCATGTCCGGAAAAAATAG GTCACCGGCTATTGTAATAGGTTACTTGATGAAGTCCAAAGGATGGAGACTTGCCCAAAGTTACCAGTGGGTGAAAGAGCGGAGACCATCTGTTGAACTATCTGAAG CTGTCTACCAGCAACTTCAGGAGTATGAGCAGAAGCTATATGGATCATTTGGTACAGGCAACCTTGTCCCACCAGTCTTTGCACCTGCAGTCGTGCCTTTGTTTAACTTCGGCTTCCCAAAGATTAATGATCCAGTTCCCATTCCCACTTTCAGCAATGTTGGTGCTACCTCTATTTTCGCCCGTCCTCCTTTAGACATTCCTCCACATGAATTTACTTTTGGAGCGGGCCTGATTCAGAAGAATAATGATAGTACACTGAACCCAAATGGGAGTGATATTCAAATGGAAGGTTCTTGA
- the LOC109012658 gene encoding uncharacterized protein LOC109012658 isoform X2: MENPEHVQNISVVWRGKKFTIEMGSGATLKELGLKLQGLTDVKADTMRLIVPQSSNKTSKLLSPFSDEQAFLSLEEISITKGKSIRMMGVPGSEVDEILQNAKANLRVAGFEEEEKRLRQRMSDRPHASPKPPQGPYIFCHFRTLEIPGIEMNPPASEALKRMHMLAADPGIVAIMNKHHWRVGIMTELAPIGYVGISPKCLLGFNKNHGEEISLRLRTDDLKGFRKYESIKKTLLHELAHMVHSEHDENFYALDKQLNQEAASLDWTRSRSRTLNGVRYSGHYEDDDYIGDSSNTPQKLGGSTLDQLANARASSVAAAYRRLSNASVNTWGGSVASEEPDPDDSGLNTHGLPASMDSMENENFNTNIQSPNEAQIKPVSEPDSDNLSGDQNKLEPNPCDSQYGETMDSEFYPEFTGNRTVFGQGFSNYVPIPPLLPSETNRKLGATKLHEEPDPDKNQEMEILDTGIQTRKDIDEPDPDDSQANGAVQTEPDPDDKLGHAFGVSRMQTYEPDPDDSQANGAVQTEPDPDDKLGHAFGVSRMQTYEPDPDDSQANGAVQTEPDPDDKLGHAFGVSRMQTYEPDPDDSQANGAVQTEPDPDDKLGHAFGVSRMQTYEPDPDDQELQRIQDPVTFLCSRLKKAIEMLQVEVTPLEATAVLQTLSKIIRNVIEHPGEMKYRRLRKANPIIQKNVTNYQAAMDILSLIGFNEDVVLDEIGKAETYLVLKRNDPGLLWLAKSSLETAY; this comes from the exons ATGGAAAATCCCGAGCATGTACAAAATATATCAGTGGTATGGAGGGGGAAGAAGTTTACCATAGAAATGGGTTCAGGCGCTACACTCAAGGAGCTTGGGCTCAAACTACAAGGATTAACAGATGTCAAAGCAGATACCATGCGGCTCATTGTTCCACAATCTTCCAACAAAACATCGAAGCTGCTGTCTCCTTTCTCCGATGAGCAGGCGTTTTTAAGTTTGGAAGAAATTTCCATAACAAAG GGCAAGTCTATCAGAATGATGGGTGTGCCTGGAAGTGAGGTTGATGAAATTCTACAAAATGCAAAAGCAAATTTAAGGGTAGCTGGatttgaagaagaggaaaagagacTGAGGCAGCGGATGTCAGATAGGCCTCATGCTTCCCCAAAACCTCCACAAGGACCTTATATATTTTGTCATTTCCGCACACTTGAGATCCCAGGAATTGAG ATGAATCCTCCAGCCTCAGAGGCACTGAAGAGAATGCATATGCTTGCGGCAGATCCTGGGATTGTTGCTATTATGAACAAG CATCATTGGCGCGTAGGTATTATGACTGAGTTGGCCCCTATTGGTTATGTTGGCATAAGTCCCAAATGCTTGCTTGGTTTCAATAAG AATCATGGAGAGGAGATATCCTTGCGTCTTAGAACTGATGACCTTAAGGGTTTCCGGAAGTATGAAAGCATCAAGAAAACTCTTTTGCATGAACTT GCTCACATGGTACACTCGGAACATGATGAAAACTTTTATGCTTTGGATAAACAG TTGAACCAAGAAGCTGCTAGTTTAGATTGGACAAGATCAAGGAGTCGTACATTGAATGGTGTCCGATATTCAGGACATTATGAGGACGACGACTACATTGGTGACAGTAGTAATACTCCTCAGAAGCTTGGAGGAAGTACTTTGGATCAGCTTGCGAATGCACGTGCATCTTCAGTTGCTGCTGCCTACCGCCGTTTATCAAATGCTTCTGTGAACACCTGGGGAGGATCTGTAGCAAGTGAAGAACCAGACCCTGATGACTCTGGGTTAAATACACATGGACTACCTGCTTCTATGGATTCCATGGAAAATGAAAACttcaatacaaatatccaaAGTCCCAATGAAGCACAGATAAAACCTGTTTCTGAGCCTGATTCCGACAATCTTTCTGGCGACCAAAACAAGCTTGAACCCAATCCTTGTGATTCGCAGTACGGTGAAACAATGGATTCTGAATTTTATCCAGAATTTACTGGAAACAGAACCGTATTTGGACAAGGTTTCAGTAACTATGTGCCAATACCACCCTTGCTGCCTTCAGAAACTAATAGAAAGTTGGGAGCCACAAAGTTGCATGAAGAGCCTGATCCTGATAAGAATCAAGAGATGGAGATTCTGGACACTGGAATTCAAACAAGGAAGGACATTGATGAACCTGATCCTGATGATTCTCAAGCAAATGGAGCTGTTCAGACTGAGCCTGATCCTGATGATAAGCTGGGGCACGCATTTGGAGTATCAAGAATGCAAACTTATGAACCTGATCCTGATGATTCTCAAGCAAATGGAGCTGTTCAGACTGAGCCTGATCCTGATGATAAGCTGGGGCACGCATTTGGAGTATCAAGAATGCAAACTTATGAACCTGATCCTGATGATTCTCAAGCAAATGGAGCTGTTCAGACTGAGCCTGATCCTGATGATAAGCTGGGGCACGCATTTGGAGTATCAAGAATGCAAACTTATGAACCTGATCCTGATGATTCTCAAGCAAATGGAGCTGTTCAGACTGAGCCTGATCCTGATGATAAGCTGGGGCACGCATTTGGAGTATCAAGAATGCAAACTTATGAGCCAGATCCGGATGATCAAGAACTACAAAGAATCCAAGACCCTGTAACGTTCCTTTGTAGTAGGCTGAAGAAGGCCATTGAGATGCTGCAAGTCGAAGTTACTCCCTTGGAAGCTACTGCAGTCCTACAAACTTTGTCTAAGATAATTAG GAATGTGATTGAACACCCTGGTGAGATGAAATATAGAAGACTGCGCAAG GCAAATCCCATAATCCAAAAGAACGTCACAAATTATCAAG CTGCGATGGACATTCTTTCTTTGATCGGTTTCAATGAAGATGTTGTGTTGGACGAGATTGGTAAAGCAGAGACTTACCTAGTTTTGAAGCGGAATGATCCCGGCTTACTGTGGCTTGCAAAGTCTTCCCTGGAAACGGCTTACTAG
- the LOC109012729 gene encoding uncharacterized mitochondrial protein AtMg01250-like, which yields MTAYEALHSLKTRSKGKWKSMALKMNISKAYDRVEWAHLKAVMQRMRFGERWIGLIMDCITSVSYAVLVNGRPRDVIYPSRGIRQGDPISPYLCLLCVEGLSNLINAAEIKGDIKGMAVARGDIRVSHLLFVDDCIIFARAKWLE from the coding sequence ATGACAGCCTATGAAGCATTGCACTCGTTGAAGACCAGATCCAAAGGGAAATGGAAAAGTATGGCACTGAAAATGAATATCTCGAAAGCATATGACAGGGTTGAATGGGCCCATTTGAAAGCTGTCATGCAGAGGATGAGGTTTGGGGAGAGATGGATAGGGTTGATTATGGATTGTATAACATCAGTCTCTTATGCAGTGTTGGTGAATGGGAGGCCAAGAGATGTTATATATCCCTCAAGAGGTATTAGGCAGGGGGACCCAATATCCCCTTACTTGTGTTTGTTATGTGTTGAAGGACTTAGCAATCTTATTAATGCAGCTGAAATTAAGGGTGATATAAAAGGGATGGCTGTTGCAAGAGGAGATATAAGAGTCTCTCATCTCTTATTTGTTGATGATTGCATTATCTTTGCAAGAGCTAAGTGGCTAGAATGA
- the LOC109012658 gene encoding uncharacterized protein LOC109012658 isoform X1 → MTSSLPILFVMHKMENPEHVQNISVVWRGKKFTIEMGSGATLKELGLKLQGLTDVKADTMRLIVPQSSNKTSKLLSPFSDEQAFLSLEEISITKGKSIRMMGVPGSEVDEILQNAKANLRVAGFEEEEKRLRQRMSDRPHASPKPPQGPYIFCHFRTLEIPGIEMNPPASEALKRMHMLAADPGIVAIMNKHHWRVGIMTELAPIGYVGISPKCLLGFNKNHGEEISLRLRTDDLKGFRKYESIKKTLLHELAHMVHSEHDENFYALDKQLNQEAASLDWTRSRSRTLNGVRYSGHYEDDDYIGDSSNTPQKLGGSTLDQLANARASSVAAAYRRLSNASVNTWGGSVASEEPDPDDSGLNTHGLPASMDSMENENFNTNIQSPNEAQIKPVSEPDSDNLSGDQNKLEPNPCDSQYGETMDSEFYPEFTGNRTVFGQGFSNYVPIPPLLPSETNRKLGATKLHEEPDPDKNQEMEILDTGIQTRKDIDEPDPDDSQANGAVQTEPDPDDKLGHAFGVSRMQTYEPDPDDSQANGAVQTEPDPDDKLGHAFGVSRMQTYEPDPDDSQANGAVQTEPDPDDKLGHAFGVSRMQTYEPDPDDSQANGAVQTEPDPDDKLGHAFGVSRMQTYEPDPDDQELQRIQDPVTFLCSRLKKAIEMLQVEVTPLEATAVLQTLSKIIRNVIEHPGEMKYRRLRKANPIIQKNVTNYQAAMDILSLIGFNEDVVLDEIGKAETYLVLKRNDPGLLWLAKSSLETAY, encoded by the exons ATGACTTCCTCTCTTCCCATTCTATTTGTTATG CACAAAATGGAAAATCCCGAGCATGTACAAAATATATCAGTGGTATGGAGGGGGAAGAAGTTTACCATAGAAATGGGTTCAGGCGCTACACTCAAGGAGCTTGGGCTCAAACTACAAGGATTAACAGATGTCAAAGCAGATACCATGCGGCTCATTGTTCCACAATCTTCCAACAAAACATCGAAGCTGCTGTCTCCTTTCTCCGATGAGCAGGCGTTTTTAAGTTTGGAAGAAATTTCCATAACAAAG GGCAAGTCTATCAGAATGATGGGTGTGCCTGGAAGTGAGGTTGATGAAATTCTACAAAATGCAAAAGCAAATTTAAGGGTAGCTGGatttgaagaagaggaaaagagacTGAGGCAGCGGATGTCAGATAGGCCTCATGCTTCCCCAAAACCTCCACAAGGACCTTATATATTTTGTCATTTCCGCACACTTGAGATCCCAGGAATTGAG ATGAATCCTCCAGCCTCAGAGGCACTGAAGAGAATGCATATGCTTGCGGCAGATCCTGGGATTGTTGCTATTATGAACAAG CATCATTGGCGCGTAGGTATTATGACTGAGTTGGCCCCTATTGGTTATGTTGGCATAAGTCCCAAATGCTTGCTTGGTTTCAATAAG AATCATGGAGAGGAGATATCCTTGCGTCTTAGAACTGATGACCTTAAGGGTTTCCGGAAGTATGAAAGCATCAAGAAAACTCTTTTGCATGAACTT GCTCACATGGTACACTCGGAACATGATGAAAACTTTTATGCTTTGGATAAACAG TTGAACCAAGAAGCTGCTAGTTTAGATTGGACAAGATCAAGGAGTCGTACATTGAATGGTGTCCGATATTCAGGACATTATGAGGACGACGACTACATTGGTGACAGTAGTAATACTCCTCAGAAGCTTGGAGGAAGTACTTTGGATCAGCTTGCGAATGCACGTGCATCTTCAGTTGCTGCTGCCTACCGCCGTTTATCAAATGCTTCTGTGAACACCTGGGGAGGATCTGTAGCAAGTGAAGAACCAGACCCTGATGACTCTGGGTTAAATACACATGGACTACCTGCTTCTATGGATTCCATGGAAAATGAAAACttcaatacaaatatccaaAGTCCCAATGAAGCACAGATAAAACCTGTTTCTGAGCCTGATTCCGACAATCTTTCTGGCGACCAAAACAAGCTTGAACCCAATCCTTGTGATTCGCAGTACGGTGAAACAATGGATTCTGAATTTTATCCAGAATTTACTGGAAACAGAACCGTATTTGGACAAGGTTTCAGTAACTATGTGCCAATACCACCCTTGCTGCCTTCAGAAACTAATAGAAAGTTGGGAGCCACAAAGTTGCATGAAGAGCCTGATCCTGATAAGAATCAAGAGATGGAGATTCTGGACACTGGAATTCAAACAAGGAAGGACATTGATGAACCTGATCCTGATGATTCTCAAGCAAATGGAGCTGTTCAGACTGAGCCTGATCCTGATGATAAGCTGGGGCACGCATTTGGAGTATCAAGAATGCAAACTTATGAACCTGATCCTGATGATTCTCAAGCAAATGGAGCTGTTCAGACTGAGCCTGATCCTGATGATAAGCTGGGGCACGCATTTGGAGTATCAAGAATGCAAACTTATGAACCTGATCCTGATGATTCTCAAGCAAATGGAGCTGTTCAGACTGAGCCTGATCCTGATGATAAGCTGGGGCACGCATTTGGAGTATCAAGAATGCAAACTTATGAACCTGATCCTGATGATTCTCAAGCAAATGGAGCTGTTCAGACTGAGCCTGATCCTGATGATAAGCTGGGGCACGCATTTGGAGTATCAAGAATGCAAACTTATGAGCCAGATCCGGATGATCAAGAACTACAAAGAATCCAAGACCCTGTAACGTTCCTTTGTAGTAGGCTGAAGAAGGCCATTGAGATGCTGCAAGTCGAAGTTACTCCCTTGGAAGCTACTGCAGTCCTACAAACTTTGTCTAAGATAATTAG GAATGTGATTGAACACCCTGGTGAGATGAAATATAGAAGACTGCGCAAG GCAAATCCCATAATCCAAAAGAACGTCACAAATTATCAAG CTGCGATGGACATTCTTTCTTTGATCGGTTTCAATGAAGATGTTGTGTTGGACGAGATTGGTAAAGCAGAGACTTACCTAGTTTTGAAGCGGAATGATCCCGGCTTACTGTGGCTTGCAAAGTCTTCCCTGGAAACGGCTTACTAG